In a single window of the Cucumis melo cultivar AY chromosome 11, USDA_Cmelo_AY_1.0, whole genome shotgun sequence genome:
- the LOC127143870 gene encoding toMV susceptible protein tm-1(GCR26)-like has translation MQMTPMQRQIWTKRTRKKTTNMMNCKGEEVEVTIVDVSTSHQIGIDSLENRKIAHFIADKINNSSAKVRVCLPRNGVSALDAPAKSFYDPEATATFIEELQKAIQLNNDRQVKVYPYHINDPEFAEFGVVSHGWKGFFSRFAAFCRC, from the exons ATGCAGATGACTCCGATGCAGAGGCAGATTTGGACAAAAAGGACGAGGAAGAAGACGACAAACATGATGAACTGTAAGGGAGAAGAG GTTGAAGTTACGATTGTTGATGTTTCTACCAGTCATCAGATTGGGATCGACAGTTTGGAGAACAGAAAAATTGCTCATTTTATAGCTGATAAGATCAACAATTCATCAGCGAAGGTTCGTGTTTGCCTGCCACGGAATGGTGTATCTGCTCTGGATGCACCAGCGAAGTCATTTTATGATCCTGAGGCTACTGCTACTTTTATAGAGGAACTACAGAAAGCAATTCAGTTAAATAATGATAGGCAG GTGAAGGTATATCCTTATCATATTAATGATCCTGAGTTCGCTGAGTTCGGGGTGGTTTCGCATGGCTGGAAGGGGTTCTTTAGCAGGTTTGCTGCCTTTTGCCGATGCTAA